A stretch of the Bacillus mesophilus genome encodes the following:
- a CDS encoding aspartate aminotransferase family protein, with amino-acid sequence MTEIEGNSEYMTKDKEYLWHSMKPYSPDSTMIVEKAVGSWIIDHTGKKYLDAMAGLWCVNVGYGRTELAEAAFEQLKEMAYYPLTQSHKPAILLANKLKELLGDEYVIFFSNSGSEANETAFKITKQYYQQIGESNRYKIISRYRGYHGNTAAALAATGQAQRKLKYEPLATGFLKVAPPDSYRSPESDKSNPLELTSVKEIDHVMTWELSETIAGVIMEPIITGGGILMPPEGYMAGVKEVCEKHGALLIVDEVICGFGRTGEPFGFMNYGIKPDIITMAKGITSGYLPLAATAVKKHIYEAFQGNEQYDYFRHINTFGGNPAACALALKNIEILESEGLYKRSKNMGKDLKQRLNVHLQSHPFVGDVRGKGLLIGIELVKNRETKEPLDADLVNRVIAGCKQKGLIVGRNGATVAGYNNVLCLAPPLNIEENEIEFLINTLTQEIHAISTS; translated from the coding sequence ATGACGGAAATCGAAGGAAATTCGGAGTATATGACAAAGGATAAGGAGTATCTATGGCATTCAATGAAACCATATAGTCCTGATTCGACCATGATTGTAGAAAAAGCAGTAGGTTCTTGGATCATAGACCATACTGGAAAAAAATATTTAGATGCAATGGCAGGATTATGGTGCGTAAACGTGGGCTATGGTAGAACGGAACTAGCAGAGGCTGCTTTTGAACAACTAAAAGAGATGGCGTACTATCCTTTAACACAAAGTCACAAACCGGCCATTCTACTCGCAAATAAATTAAAAGAACTACTAGGAGATGAGTATGTCATTTTCTTCTCCAATAGTGGTTCAGAAGCAAATGAAACCGCTTTTAAGATCACTAAACAATATTATCAACAAATCGGTGAATCAAATCGATATAAAATCATTTCAAGGTATCGAGGATATCATGGAAATACAGCAGCAGCATTAGCTGCAACAGGTCAAGCCCAAAGGAAGCTTAAATATGAACCACTTGCAACGGGATTTTTAAAAGTGGCTCCTCCTGATTCATATCGTTCACCAGAATCTGACAAGAGTAATCCATTGGAATTAACATCAGTTAAGGAAATAGACCATGTGATGACATGGGAACTTAGTGAAACCATTGCAGGAGTCATCATGGAACCAATCATAACTGGGGGTGGTATCCTTATGCCCCCTGAGGGTTATATGGCTGGTGTGAAAGAAGTGTGTGAAAAGCATGGAGCTCTGCTAATAGTAGATGAAGTGATATGTGGGTTTGGTCGAACAGGGGAACCGTTTGGATTTATGAATTATGGAATCAAACCAGATATTATAACGATGGCAAAGGGCATTACGAGTGGTTATTTACCATTGGCCGCAACTGCTGTAAAAAAACATATATATGAGGCTTTTCAAGGAAACGAGCAATATGATTATTTTCGTCATATTAATACATTCGGTGGTAATCCAGCTGCCTGTGCACTAGCTCTAAAAAACATTGAAATCTTGGAGTCAGAAGGACTATATAAGCGTTCGAAAAATATGGGGAAAGACCTAAAACAAAGATTAAATGTTCATTTACAGAGTCACCCTTTTGTAGGTGATGTTCGAGGTAAAGGTCTTCTTATAGGTATTGAGCTTGTCAAAAATCGAGAGACCAAGGAACCACTTGACGCAGACCTAGTTAATAGAGTAATAGCTGGGTGTAAACAGAAAGGTTTGATTGTAGGCAGAAATGGAGCAACCGTTGCAGGATATAATAATGTCCTGTGCTTAGCTCCACCTTTGAATATTGAAGAGAATGAGATTGAATTTTTAATCAACACATTAACACAGGAAATTCATGCAATTTCTACATCTTAA